A genome region from Cucumis sativus cultivar 9930 chromosome 4, Cucumber_9930_V3, whole genome shotgun sequence includes the following:
- the LOC101219807 gene encoding histidine kinase 5 isoform X1, with translation MVCEMENGVIEDMDIEAVPSMWPEDVGPDVRKQFNVERPGADQDMLEEVNIIEEPTIVDFKRLIELTNYTEKGSSQLQYLAKQWEYKQANAVRLLKEELDILSKQRKEVELKKLKILEEHLFEEERYAGDKRPISILEESCDIWQDIPRRKTDFVFQSKRVEIDAEYDTVTYWKQRAMDLEKLLEASLQREQMLAEKLKENIKNIEKQSSPVEELSQILKRADNFLHFVLQNAPVVFGHQDKELRYRFIYNHFPSLQEEDIIGRTDVEIFSGAGVKESQDFKKEVLEKGLPAKREIQFDTELFGLKTFLIYVEPVFSKAGETIGINYMGMDITDQVKKREKMAKLREEIAVQKAKESELNKTIHITEETMRAKQMLATMSHEIRSPLSGVVSMAEILSTTKLDREQRHLLDVMLSSGDLVLQLINDILDLSKVESGVMKLEATKFRPREVVKHVLQTAAASLRKFLVLEGRIADDVPIEVIGDVLRIRQILTNLISNAIKFTHQGKVGINLYVLPYPPIGTGEECHKKSTADNSTVSINSLQDGTCLLPSQNGLCGQKHSDINHLNCDGPGTPSKSETTMNGNRENKSCSPETTVWIRCDVYDTGIGIPENALPTLFKRYMQASADHARKYGGTGLGLAICKQLVELMGGHLTVSSRENHGSTFTFVLPYKVSSSCSPSDDSDEISDDESTNDEMTEGFFQFQPHSFSTLSSSNGSTRIPNSLLHTTGYPTSTKLNGLTEGVPYPIPLNNIANADVVTSSKSQCSSSHVNPNLDNQNQPDTNARLQNVGGVNSLPKLETTKLEDRLEKQSNKLQKTDQGKERSEASNHCRNSSSGPEVTLALEPRILLVEDNKTNIMVTQSMMKKFGQKIDVVTNGIEAVRAVQRRSYDLILMDVFMPVMDGLEATRLIRSFEETGSWEAAVNAGIFHHPTTTPSWTPSSSSSSSSRNRMPIIAMTANSMSESAEECYENGMDSFVSKPITFQKLKECLERYLPQPPL, from the exons ATGGTCTGCGAGATGGAGAATGGTGTTATTGAAGATATGGACATTGAAGCGGTTCCTTCTATGTGGCCTGAGGATGTTGGACCAGATGTTAGAAAGCAGTTCAACGTAGAAAGGCCAGGAGCAGATCAAGATATGTTGGAAGAAGTTAACATAATAGAGGAACCGACAATTGTTGATTTCAAGAGACTTATAGAGTTAACTAACTATACTGAGAAAGGTTCTTCACAACTGCAATACCTTGCAAAACAATGGGAGTATAAGCAAGCAAATGCAGTGCGCCTCCTTAAAGAAGAACTTGACATCCTAAGCAAGCAGAGGAAAGAAGTTGAGctcaagaaattgaaaatattagagGAACATCTTTTTGAGGAAGAAAGATATGCTGGAGATAAACGTCCTATTTCTATTTTGGAAGAATCTTGTGATATATGGCAAGATATTCCAAGGAGGAAAACTGATTTCGTCTTTCAAAGCAAGAGAGTTGAAATTGATGCAGAGTATGATACAGTGACATACTGGAAGCAACGAGCAATGGATCTGGAAAAATTATTGGAAGCAAGTCTACAGCGAGAGCAGATGCTTGCTGAGAAGCTTaaggaaaacataaaaaatattgaaaagcaGTCTTCACCAGTTGAGGAGTTGTCACAGATTCTTAAAAGAGCCGAcaattttttgcattttgttcTGCAGAATGCACCTGTTGTTTTTGGTCATCAG GACAAGGAGTTGCGGTACCGATTTATCTACAATCATTTTCCAAGTTTGCAAGAAGAG GATATTATAGGAAGAACAGACGTCGAAATTTTCAGTGGTGCTGGTGTTAAAGAATCTCaagatttcaaaaaagaaGTTCTGGAGAAAGGGTTGCCTGCAAAGAGGGAGATTCAGTTTGATACAGAATTGTTTGGGCTGAAGACCTTTTTGATTTATGTCGAACCTGTCTTTAGCAAGGCTGGGGAGACAATTGGAATAAATTATATGGGAATGGACATAACTGATCAG GTTAAAAAACGAGAAAAGATGGCAAAGCTCCGTGAGGAGATTGCAGTGCAAAAGGCCAAGGAATCAGAGCTGAACAAAACAATTCATATCACGG AGGAGACAATGCGAGCAAAGCAAATGCTAGCAACCATGTCACATGAAATTAGATCTCCATTGTCTGGAGTGGTTAGTATGGCTGAGATTCTGTCCACCACGAAACTTGATCGGGAGCAACGACATCTGTTAGATGTTATGCTGTCTTCAGGAGACTTGGTGCTTCAACTTATAAACGATATCTTGGATCTTTCTAAGGTTGAATCAG GAGTAATGAAGTTGGAAGCTACAAAATTCCGTCCAAGAGAGGTTGTAAAACATGTTCTACAGACTGCCGCCGCATCATTGCGAAAATTCTTAGTTCTGGAGGGACGTATAGCAGATGATGTCCCTATAGAG GTCATTGGGGATGTTCTTAGGATACGGCAAATCCTCACCAACTTGATCAG CAACGCAATCAAGTTCACTCATCAAGGGAAGGTTGGAATTAACCTTTATGTGTTACCCTATCCACCCATTGGGACAGGAGAAGAATGCCACAAGAAATCAACGGCTGATAACTCAACAGTTTCAATAAACTCTTTGCAAGATGGAACATGTCTTCTACCCTCTCAGAATGGCTTGTGTGGCCAAAAACACAGCGACATAAATCATTTGAATTGTGATGGACCAGGAACCCCAAGCAAGAGTGAAACCACAATGAATGGAAACAGAGAAAACAAATCGTGTTCTCCCGAAACGACAGTATGGATACGCTGTGATGTGTATGACACAGGAATTGGAATACCGG AAAATGCGCTACCAACCCTTTTTAAGAGGTACATGCAAGCTAGTGCCGATCATGCTCGAAAGTATGGAGGGACTGGACTTGGGTTGGCAATATGCAAACAGCTG GTTGAATTGATGGGTGGTCATCTCACTGTTTCGAGCCGAGAGAACCATGGATCTACATTTACATTTGTATTGCCATACAAGGTTTCAAGCTCCTGCAGTCCTTCGGATGATTCAGACGAGATCTCGGATGATGAATCTACAAACGACGAAATGACTGAGGGCTTTTTCCAATTCCAACCCCACAGTTTCAGTACGCTATCATCTTCTAATGGATCCACAAGGATCCCAAACTCATTGTTGCATACAACTGGGTATCCCACCTCAACCAAACTCAATGGATTAACTGAAGGTGTTCCTTATCCTATTCCCTTAAACAACATCGCCAATGCTGATGTTGTAACCTCAAGCAAATCACAATGTTCATCAAGTCATGTAAACCCAAATCTTGATAACCAAAACCAACCAGATACAAATGCTCGGTTGCAAAATGTCGGAGGTGTGAATTCCCTGCCCAAATTAGAAACAACAAAGTTAGAAGATAGATTGGAAAAACAAAGtaataaacttcaaaaaacaGATCAGGGGAAAGAGAGATCCGAGGCAAGTAATCACTGCAGAAATAGCAGTAGTGGTCCTGAAGTAACGTTGGCATTGGAACCCAGAATTCTTCTTGTTGAGGATAACAAGACCAATATTATGGTGACGCAGTCCATGATGAAGAAGTTCGGGCAAAAAATTGACGTTGTAACTAATGGCATTGAAGCTGTTCGAGCAGTTCAACGACGTTCTTACGATCTCATTCTCATG GATGTATTCATGCCAGTTATGGATGGGCTTGAAGCTACAAGGTTGATTCGTTCTTTTGAGGAAACAGGCAGTTGGGAAGCAGCTGTAAATGCTGGAATATTCCACCACCCAACTACTACACCTTCTTGGActccttcctcttcctcttcctcatCCTCCCGCAACAGGATGCCCATCATCGCT ATGACGGCGAATTCAATGTCAGAAAGCGCAGAAGAGTGTTATGAAAACGGGATGGACTCATTCGTATCAAAGCCAATCACCTTCCAGAAGTTGAAAGAATGTCTTGAACGATATTTACCACAACCACCTTTGTAA
- the LOC101219807 gene encoding histidine kinase 5 isoform X2 produces MVCEMENGVIEDMDIEAVPSMWPEDVGPDVRKQFNVERPGADQDMLEEVNIIEEPTIVDFKRLIELTNYTEKGSSQLQYLAKQWEYKQANAVRLLKEELDILSKQRKEVELKKLKILEEHLFEEERYAGDKRPISILEESCDIWQDIPRRKTDFVFQSKRVEIDAEYDTVTYWKQRAMDLEKLLEASLQREQMLAEKLKENIKNIEKQSSPVEELSQILKRADNFLHFVLQNAPVVFGHQDKELRYRFIYNHFPSLQEEDIIGRTDVEIFSGAGVKESQDFKKEVLEKGLPAKREIQFDTELFGLKTFLIYVEPVFSKAGETIGINYMGMDITDQVKKREKMAKLREEIAVQKAKESELNKTIHITEETMRAKQMLATMSHEIRSPLSGVVSMAEILSTTKLDREQRHLLDVMLSSGDLVLQLINDILDLSKVESGVMKLEATKFRPREVVKHVLQTAAASLRKFLVLEGRIADDVPIEVIGDVLRIRQILTNLISNAIKFTHQGKVGINLYVLPYPPIGTGEECHKKSTADNSTVSINSLQDGTCLLPSQNGLCGQKHSDINHLNCDGPGTPSKSETTMNGNRENKSCSPETTVWIRCDVYDTGIGIPENALPTLFKRYMQASADHARKYGGTGLGLAICKQLVELMGGHLTVSSRENHGSTFTFVLPYKVSSSCSPSDDSDEISDDESTNDEMTEGFFQFQPHSFSTLSSSNGSTRIPNSLLHTTGYPTSTKLNGLTEGVPYPIPLNNIANADVVTSSKSQCSSSHVNPNLDNQNQPDTNARLQNVGGVNSLPKLETTKLEDRLEKQSNKLQKTDQGKERSEASNHCRNSSSGPEVTLALEPRILLVEDNKTNIMVTQSMMKKFGQKIDVVTNGIEAVRAVQRRSYDLILMCRMYSCQLWMGLKLQG; encoded by the exons ATGGTCTGCGAGATGGAGAATGGTGTTATTGAAGATATGGACATTGAAGCGGTTCCTTCTATGTGGCCTGAGGATGTTGGACCAGATGTTAGAAAGCAGTTCAACGTAGAAAGGCCAGGAGCAGATCAAGATATGTTGGAAGAAGTTAACATAATAGAGGAACCGACAATTGTTGATTTCAAGAGACTTATAGAGTTAACTAACTATACTGAGAAAGGTTCTTCACAACTGCAATACCTTGCAAAACAATGGGAGTATAAGCAAGCAAATGCAGTGCGCCTCCTTAAAGAAGAACTTGACATCCTAAGCAAGCAGAGGAAAGAAGTTGAGctcaagaaattgaaaatattagagGAACATCTTTTTGAGGAAGAAAGATATGCTGGAGATAAACGTCCTATTTCTATTTTGGAAGAATCTTGTGATATATGGCAAGATATTCCAAGGAGGAAAACTGATTTCGTCTTTCAAAGCAAGAGAGTTGAAATTGATGCAGAGTATGATACAGTGACATACTGGAAGCAACGAGCAATGGATCTGGAAAAATTATTGGAAGCAAGTCTACAGCGAGAGCAGATGCTTGCTGAGAAGCTTaaggaaaacataaaaaatattgaaaagcaGTCTTCACCAGTTGAGGAGTTGTCACAGATTCTTAAAAGAGCCGAcaattttttgcattttgttcTGCAGAATGCACCTGTTGTTTTTGGTCATCAG GACAAGGAGTTGCGGTACCGATTTATCTACAATCATTTTCCAAGTTTGCAAGAAGAG GATATTATAGGAAGAACAGACGTCGAAATTTTCAGTGGTGCTGGTGTTAAAGAATCTCaagatttcaaaaaagaaGTTCTGGAGAAAGGGTTGCCTGCAAAGAGGGAGATTCAGTTTGATACAGAATTGTTTGGGCTGAAGACCTTTTTGATTTATGTCGAACCTGTCTTTAGCAAGGCTGGGGAGACAATTGGAATAAATTATATGGGAATGGACATAACTGATCAG GTTAAAAAACGAGAAAAGATGGCAAAGCTCCGTGAGGAGATTGCAGTGCAAAAGGCCAAGGAATCAGAGCTGAACAAAACAATTCATATCACGG AGGAGACAATGCGAGCAAAGCAAATGCTAGCAACCATGTCACATGAAATTAGATCTCCATTGTCTGGAGTGGTTAGTATGGCTGAGATTCTGTCCACCACGAAACTTGATCGGGAGCAACGACATCTGTTAGATGTTATGCTGTCTTCAGGAGACTTGGTGCTTCAACTTATAAACGATATCTTGGATCTTTCTAAGGTTGAATCAG GAGTAATGAAGTTGGAAGCTACAAAATTCCGTCCAAGAGAGGTTGTAAAACATGTTCTACAGACTGCCGCCGCATCATTGCGAAAATTCTTAGTTCTGGAGGGACGTATAGCAGATGATGTCCCTATAGAG GTCATTGGGGATGTTCTTAGGATACGGCAAATCCTCACCAACTTGATCAG CAACGCAATCAAGTTCACTCATCAAGGGAAGGTTGGAATTAACCTTTATGTGTTACCCTATCCACCCATTGGGACAGGAGAAGAATGCCACAAGAAATCAACGGCTGATAACTCAACAGTTTCAATAAACTCTTTGCAAGATGGAACATGTCTTCTACCCTCTCAGAATGGCTTGTGTGGCCAAAAACACAGCGACATAAATCATTTGAATTGTGATGGACCAGGAACCCCAAGCAAGAGTGAAACCACAATGAATGGAAACAGAGAAAACAAATCGTGTTCTCCCGAAACGACAGTATGGATACGCTGTGATGTGTATGACACAGGAATTGGAATACCGG AAAATGCGCTACCAACCCTTTTTAAGAGGTACATGCAAGCTAGTGCCGATCATGCTCGAAAGTATGGAGGGACTGGACTTGGGTTGGCAATATGCAAACAGCTG GTTGAATTGATGGGTGGTCATCTCACTGTTTCGAGCCGAGAGAACCATGGATCTACATTTACATTTGTATTGCCATACAAGGTTTCAAGCTCCTGCAGTCCTTCGGATGATTCAGACGAGATCTCGGATGATGAATCTACAAACGACGAAATGACTGAGGGCTTTTTCCAATTCCAACCCCACAGTTTCAGTACGCTATCATCTTCTAATGGATCCACAAGGATCCCAAACTCATTGTTGCATACAACTGGGTATCCCACCTCAACCAAACTCAATGGATTAACTGAAGGTGTTCCTTATCCTATTCCCTTAAACAACATCGCCAATGCTGATGTTGTAACCTCAAGCAAATCACAATGTTCATCAAGTCATGTAAACCCAAATCTTGATAACCAAAACCAACCAGATACAAATGCTCGGTTGCAAAATGTCGGAGGTGTGAATTCCCTGCCCAAATTAGAAACAACAAAGTTAGAAGATAGATTGGAAAAACAAAGtaataaacttcaaaaaacaGATCAGGGGAAAGAGAGATCCGAGGCAAGTAATCACTGCAGAAATAGCAGTAGTGGTCCTGAAGTAACGTTGGCATTGGAACCCAGAATTCTTCTTGTTGAGGATAACAAGACCAATATTATGGTGACGCAGTCCATGATGAAGAAGTTCGGGCAAAAAATTGACGTTGTAACTAATGGCATTGAAGCTGTTCGAGCAGTTCAACGACGTTCTTACGATCTCATTCTCATG TGCAGGATGTATTCATGCCAGTTATGGATGGGCTTGAAGCTACAAGGTTGA